Genomic window (Onychomys torridus chromosome 5, mOncTor1.1, whole genome shotgun sequence):
TAGgtgtttttacctgctgagtcattttcCCAGTTCCCActtctgtctgcctgcttgcttgcttgcttccttccttccttccttccttccttccttccttccttcctttctctccctctctctctctctctctctctctctctctctctctcgccatTATTTTCTTGAAATCTGTCAACTAActtggtttatttttacttttcgtGTGCTGTCCCTAGAGACTAGAAGACAACTTTGgaggttgtttttttctgttatgtGGGCTTAGGCCATCAGGGTGGCTGCAAGTAAGTGTCTTCAACTACTAAGCTAGCTTGCTGGCCCTTCTATAGAGTATTTTAAGGAAAAGACAGCTATTTATTTATACCTCAGGAAGGGAAGCCTTAAAAAataaaggctgggtgtggtagcacatgcttgtaatttcagcactcactgggagtttgaggccagcctggtctaaatagttctaggccagccataggtgagatcctgtctcaaaaaaaaaaaaaaaagtaaataaaatgactAGGTatgatggcccatgcctttaatttcagcactggggaggtctctgagttcaaggccagcctgatcttcataGTGGAGTCCAGACCTGCAAAGTCTATACATGTCTAGATTTTGTTTCTTGTCATTTTCCCCTTAGCAATATAGTTTTCTATAGGGTAGAGTGGGGTGTATAGTGCCACTATTCCTGtgtagaggtctgaggacaactttggagAATTGTTCTCTCCTACCTGTGGGTCCAGGAATGTCcaagtcaggttgtcaggcttggtggcaagcaccttcacgaTGGCCCTACAGTGTACTTTTATAACTGTATTATTGACATTGTTACAGGAATTTTAAGTCACATAGAGGTGATTTAAAGCCTGTGAGAGGTTGGGGACATAACTCAGTTGATGTAGTGTGCCTGTTATCTACAGGAGGATGTACATAGGTTCTATGCAAGCACCTTGCCACTTCCTGTAACACACTTGATTTTGGCATCTCTGAGGATACTTGTACTTGAAGAAACTTTGGAAGAGCTTTAGGGCTCTGGtactgtttttgaaacagggttttgctGCTCAGCCTGGGGTTTcaatcttctgcctcagcctccccactaTAGTGCTTGACCAAAGCCATCCATTGAAGGCTGAGATCCACGTGTACAAGAGAGGCTCTGTGATGTGGCCAACACCTGAAGGGGCTGTCCCATTATGGGATGGCATTGTCCTCCAGTCTATTCAGTCACTTCAGAGACTTCAGTTTTAGGGGTTGGCATCATTTGAGAGTGGGCAGTGGCAGCTCCTGCCCTTGTGAAACACTGCCATCTTGTGTTGATGAGTGGTGTGTGCATtggccaccatgtccagccctgCCTGGCAGCTCCGTTGCCCTCAGGCCTCAGATGAAGCCTTTTGCTTAGTACCTGTGGATTTCATTATTCTAAATCAGTTTATTGTAATATGAACATTAGTTCAACATCAATATACTTGCTACCTTAAACAAGCATTctctgttttatgtgtgtgtgtgcatgctcatgagCATGTGGacaggtgtgcacacctgtacacatacacgggccagaggagggcatcaggtaTTCTGTTCTTTTACTCAAAAGcatctggagctaggctggtagccagcaagccccagagaccctcctgtctcaactGATTGCTCCTGGGATAACAGGTTcgtgccaccacactggctttttagctgggcgctgggaactgaactcagggccttcatacttgcccagcaagcacttttacccactgagccgtctccccagtcCCCATCCATGGATTTCTACTAGTCAGTAAGGCCGTCTCTTGTCTCTTGAGATAAAGAGCTTTCATGACTTGACTACTTGACTCCACTACCTGCCTACaacctctctctccccactctggCCTTTGTTTTGTTACTACGCCAGGCCTGACGTACTCTAGTCAAGACACCTTTGCCCTAGATGACTGAAGGCCGCCTCCTCTTCATCTGTTTTAATTTCCCTCAGGTCTTTGCACACATGTTAAGATGTCCCCTGACCACCATTTTAAAGTTGCTCCTCtctagctgggcctggtggcacaggccagtAACCAGTTACTcaagaagtggaggcaagaggacctGCAATTTTAGGTCTTGCCTTGGCAACTTGTGACCTTAACTCAgatggttaaaataaaaaaagcaggGTTGAGTATTTAGCTCAACAGCAAAAATGCTTGCCCAGGTGTactgggccctgggttcaatcctcggaagtatgaaaatgaaaataattgaaaaacagTTTACTCTCAGCCCTTGGCTTGTGGCCACCCAGATCTTTGGCTAATGCATCTTCACCTTCCACCTTCCCTCCAGTTCCAAGAGTGGTGGTTTTGGGCGGATACCACAACCTAGAACAGAGCTGGCTCATAGTGAGGCTCAGCGTGTGTGCTGAGTCACCACGTACTGCCAGAGGGCCTGTCACTCTACAGTAGGGTGCTTACTTGGCATTCATGTGGcttgggtttcatccccagcaccccaaAGGATCAAGGTGCCATGAAGGACTTGATTGGGAGAGAAGGGAGCCAGTGAGCCTGTTCCTTGGTGGGGAGGTTGGAGGGACTGCCAGGCCCTTGCCCAGTCTGAGCGACCTCCTTTCCCTGGCTGCCCCAGGCATTCTCATCACCACCATCGCTTCCAAGGGTGAGCTGCAGATGTGGCCCGAGCTGCTGCCCCAGCTGTGCAACCTGCTGAACTCAGAGGATTATAATACCTGTGAGGTAGGTGACAAGCAGTCTGTGGCCTGGCCCACGCAGGGGCTGGATTTTGGAGTAGGACTCAGCAgctatctctgcctctgctcaggGAGCCTTTGGAGCCCTGCAGAAGATCTGTGAAGACTCTTCCGAGCTTTTGGATAGTGATGCTCTCAACAGGCCCCTGAACATCATGATCCCTAAGTTCCTGCAGTTTTTCAAGCACTGCAGCCCCAAGATCCGGTATGTGAAGCTCCCCGGGCACAGGGGTCTTAGAGCTGGTAGGCAGGCGCAGTTCAGAAGTGATCCGTGCCTTCACTGACTACCAGGTCCCATGCCATTGCCTGTGTGAACCAGTTCATCATGGACCGGGCCCAGGCACTGATGGACAACATCGATACCTTCATTGAGGTGGGTCACTAGGCTTGGGTGGATAGGGAGAAGCCGAGGGTCCTCAGGCAGCTGACCTtgtgctttcttacagcacctgTTTGCCTTGGCTGTGGATGATGACCCTGAGGTGAGGAAGAACGTGTGTCGCGCTCTAGTGATGCTTTTGGAAGTGCGAATTGATAGGCTCATCCCTCACATGCACAGCATCATCCAGGTATGCATGGCAAACACCAAGGGCAGATGGGTGGCAGGAGGGGGTTGGGGAATCCCTCCTAGTTGGGCTGGGTCTAAGCCTCTCCCCATTGCCCCAGTACAtgctgcagaggacccaggaccaTGACGAGAATGTGGCCCTGGAGGCCTGTGAGTTCTGGCTGACGCTGGCCGAGCAGCCCATCTGCAAGGAAGTCCTGGCCTCCCATCTAGTCCAGTGAGTGCTCTAGCCCCATGCTCCACAGCCTCTACCCCTGACTCCATTTGCTTCCCATAGCTCATGTAGTGTATGCCGCTTTACTTTGAATCCTGTGTACATTGATTTTTATGGgattgtaactttttttttggtttttcgagacagggtttctctgtagctttggactagctctgtcctggactagctctgtagaccaggctggcctcgaactcacagagatccacctgcctctaccttctgagtgtggggattacaggcgtgtgccaccaccgcctggcgggaTTGTAACTTTTAATGGCTTCAAAAATTAGGTAGCAGGAACTGAGTGAGGTGGCTCAtacccatcacttgggaggctaaggtggGATGATTGCCACAGATTTTTGAGGCTggactgggctacatagtgagttctaggccagtccaGTTatataaccaaaaaaaaaaactaaacaaaacaaaacaaaaaccaaaaacaaaacaaagctactAACTAGGCAAAAAGATGAGAAAACAATCTTTCAGCAAACCAAGGCCTCAGCCTGGCCATGCCCAGGTGCCCAGGTACTTAGGACAGGAAAGGTGTCTCCTGGCTTTCCCTTCAGGCATGACCTTCCTGCATAGGTAATGCTGTGGCTCTGGCATTcttttcgtttgtttttgtttttggagacagggtttctctgtgtagccctggctgtcctagaactcgctctgtagaccaggctggcctcgaactcaaaagatccacctgtctctgtgctaggattaaaggcgtgcaccactactacctGGCAGGCTCTGACATTCTTCAGTTTAGGAGTTCAGAGGCTTGAGTGATACTTTAATTAGAAAAACAGGaacttttttgggttttttagaCAAGTGGGCCTGGGACTCAGGTTCTGACTCCCTCAGACTCTAAGTGCTGGTGTTAGGGCTGTTTGGAGCCCCTTTTCTTTGATCTGTCTGGATGACTTGCCTATCTTAAGTTATTGATAAcaactaggaggtgtggctggagggacagagaacTTTGAGGAGGATTGAGACACCATTGTCGAGCGGGGCAGGATGGTTGAGTCAGTTCGATGCCGAAAGTTATGGTACTCCAGTGGGTAACTGCTTTTCCTGCTCGTTCCCTGCCACGGGCCCAGGACCTTCATTCATCTCAGCAGTACCTGGATATTGGGTCAGATGTTTGTGCTTTGTGTAATGCTGTGGTACAGCATTTTCAAGGTTTCCAAGGTTCTGGCATGTTTTGGGTTTGGGTCAAGAGCTGTTTGGTGGTACTTAACGGTAAGAGTGATAGTTGGAACAGCTGGATGTGGCTGTAAACACTTGTAGTCACAGTGTTTGGAGGTCAAGGCAAAAAGTTCatgatgtcctttttttttaaatgtgtatcgggggctggggatttagctcagtgatagagagcttgcctagcaagcacaaggccctgggttccattctcagctccaaaaaaaaaaaaaaaaaaaaacaaaccatgatctgccgggaagtggtggcacacgcctttgatcccagcactcgagaggcagagccaggcagatctctgtgagtttgaggccaacctgggctaccaagtgagttccaggaaaggcgcaaagctacacagaaaaaccctgtctcgaaaaaccaaaaaaaaaaaaaaaaaaaaaatgtgtatgatgttctgcctgcatgtgtgtgtatgtattacagTGCCTACAGACAGGCCAGGATATTtgattcctggggctggagttagaaCAATTGAtggtcttaactactgagctgtctctagtCCCAGTGGCTAcatagaccctgtttcaaaaggagTTGCGGGGAAGATTACATCTCTTAATCATAGTGGCTGGAAGTATGTTGTTAGTTCCCTGAAGGCGCTGAgcagacacaggacacaggaagatggGTGTGTTGAGCAGAGCCTGTCCCTTGCTCAGCACTCCTACCCACGCCTGCTTCCTCTTCAGAATGGGCTCCTCAGCTAGAGTCCCTACATTCTTCCCAACAGTCTCTCTCCCCACAGGTTGATCCCGATTCTCGTGAATGGAATGAAGTACTCTGAAATTGACATTATCCTGCTTAAGGTCAGCTGGGGTATCCAGGGTTGGCTATGGGTTGCCAAGACCAGGGGTGTTGGGTTGGAGTCTCCAGCCAGTGCTGAGAAATCTTCCTGGGCTGGTCCCTAGGGGGACGTGGAGGAGGACGAGGCCGTACCTGACAGCGAGCAGGACATCAAGCCACGCTTCCACAAGTCACGCACAGTGACACTGCCCCACGAGGCTGAGCGGCCTGATGGCTCTGAGGATgcagaggatgatgatgatgatgacgctTTGTCCGACTGGAATCTGAGTAGGTTGTAGGCCACCTCTGCAGGGAGAGGGTGAGAAGCTGGTGCCAAGCAGTTTGTGAAAAATTGGTAACATTTGGTCCCATGGCTGAATACCTGCTCCACAGGCCTCTCTGAGCCTGCATCCCATTGTCCCCTTCAGGGAAGTGCTCAGCTGCTGCGCTGGATGTCCTTGCTAACGTCTTCCGGGAGGAGCTGCTGCCCCATCTACTTCCCCTGCTCAAGGGCCTTCTGTTCCACCCCGAGTGGGTGGTCAAGGAGTCAGGGATCCTGGTGCTGGGTGCCATTGCCGAGGGTGAGTCTGCAACATTTGATCAGCGTCTACCTGGGCTGATGTGGGCATGCCAGTGATGAATGCAGCACAACACAGGCCctccaactcccagagatccgcctgcttctacctctcctgggattaaaggcgtgcgccactactgcctggtttCCTCATTCTTTCCAAAGAGCTCTGTTATCTGTCTTCCCCTTGGCCTGAAAGACACATCCTGATCCCACCCACCACCCCTGCCATTGCCAGCAAATTCTCAGCACATCAGTCCTCTTCCTGGTTCTCACAAGCAGGTGATTCTGTGATGGTTCAAGCATAGGACAGCAGGTGTAGTGCCCACTTCAGGTCCTTCCTCAGTACCCACCCCACTGGGGTACCCCTTGTCTGTGGGGAATTCCATCTGCATATCCAGGGCCAAGCCCAGGCTTCAGACATGGGCAGACTGAGCTCCACAGGCTGACACCACTTTCCTCATGCCCTGGTGTACATTCTTGCTGTTCGGCTGCCCACCGGAATTAGAAATGTCTAGTTTtggagttttttaaaatttaacatagTGTAAAGAGCACAGTGGTGTGTATATCTGTAGTTACAGAACTGGAGAGGACTACTTACGGCAAGTGTGAGGCCAGTGTAGTCCATACAGGGAGTTCAGGCAAGCCCATAGTGTGTCTGGGAGTTGGCATAGCTTTGGGGCTTTTCCTCCACAAGACAGACATAGGGTATGTGAGCTGTGGCCATTTTGGCCATGTGACCATCTCACCACCCAGAATTGTCACCTCAACTCTGTAAGAGCTTTCAATCTGGAGAGCTTTTAATGCCTGTGAGTGAGGCCTAGGGTTTAGAGTAGGATACAAAGTCTATCAGTACAACACTTGTATGGATTTCAGAAGGCTGGAGGTTCCATCCAGAAATGGTTTCATGACCTCTACTTCCTAGGTGACTATGACATCTCAGATACTATGCAACATGTGcatggttattttttgttttttgagatagcatcttgttatgctgtcatatcctgcctcagacttcctaGTGCTGGGTTAGAGTACAGGGAGTATCTATCACCTTATCACTTGTGCATATGTTGAGACAGTCCTGTTAGGTGTACTGTGTTCTGTAGACCAGTGAGGGAGCTAGAAAGTTGATCC
Coding sequences:
- the Tnpo2 gene encoding transportin-2 isoform X3; the encoded protein is MDWQPDEQGLQQVLQLLKDSQSPNTATQRIVQDKLKQLNQFPDFNNYLIFVLTRLKSEDEPTRSLSGLILKNNVKAHYQSFPPPVADFIKQECLNNIGDASSLIRATIGILITTIASKGELQMWPELLPQLCNLLNSEDYNTCEGAFGALQKICEDSSELLDSDALNRPLNIMIPKFLQFFKHCSPKIRSHAIACVNQFIMDRAQALMDNIDTFIEHLFALAVDDDPEVRKNVCRALVMLLEVRIDRLIPHMHSIIQYMLQRTQDHDENVALEACEFWLTLAEQPICKEVLASHLVQLIPILVNGMKYSEIDIILLKGDVEEDEAVPDSEQDIKPRFHKSRTVTLPHEAERPDGSEDAEDDDDDDALSDWNLRKCSAAALDVLANVFREELLPHLLPLLKGLLFHPEWVVKESGILVLGAIAEGCMQGMVPYLPELIPHLIQCLSDKKALVRSIACWTLSRYAHWVVSQPPDMHLKPLMTELLKRILDGNKRVQEAACR